In Lepidochelys kempii isolate rLepKem1 chromosome 8, rLepKem1.hap2, whole genome shotgun sequence, a single genomic region encodes these proteins:
- the NKX2-5 gene encoding homeobox protein Nkx-2.5 encodes MFPSPVTTTPFSVKDILNLEQHQTGLASMELSTLSSSSSSCMLSTFKQETYTAEATALPELSEELTQTHPSKNSTTFPSSFYVKPYMEVDSAKDPKVDKKELCSLHKTLEQEKGGLEDPERPRQRKRRKPRVLFSQAQVYELERRFKQQKYLSAPERDHLANVLKLTSTQVKIWFQNRRYKCKRQRQDQTLEMVGIPPPRRIAVPVLVRDGKPCLGESSPYSSPYNVSINPYSYNAYPAYTNYNSSACNANYNCNYPSMQTMQPAAAGNNFMNFSVGDLNSVQTPIPQGNAGISTLHGIRAW; translated from the exons ATGTTTCCTAGTCCCGTGACTACTACGCCCTTTTCTGTCAAGGATATTTTGAATCTGGAACAGCATCAGACTGGCCTGGCTTCGATGGAGCTCTCcactctgtcctcctcctcctcctcctgcatgcTGTCAACCTTCAAACAGGAGACTTACACTGCAGAGGCAACAGCCCTTCCTGAACTCAGTGAGGAGCTGACTCAGACTCACCCTTCCAAAAACTCCACCaccttccccagctccttctaTGTTAAACCCTACATGGAAGTGGACTCGGCCAAGGACCCTAAAGTGGACAAGAAAG AACTGTGCTCCCTTCACAAGACCCTGGAACAGGAGAAAGGGGGTTTGGAGGATCCAGAGCGCCCCAGACAAAGGAAGAGGAGAAAACCTCGCGTCCTCTTCTCTCAAGCTCAAGTCTATGAACTGGAGAGAAGGTTCAAGCAACAGAAGTATCTCTCAGCCCCCGAGAGAGACCATTTAGCGAACGTCCTAAAGCTCACCTCCACCCAGGTTAAAATTTGGTTCCAGAATAGAAGGTATAAATGCAAAAGGCAGAgacaggatcagaccctagaaATGGTCGGGATCCCTCCACCGAGGAGGATAGCAGTGCCTGTTCTGGTGAGAGATGGGAAGCCCTGCTTAGGGGAATCTTCCCCCTACAGTTCACCCTACAATGTCAGCATTAACCCCTATAGCTACAACGCCTACCCTGCTTACACTAATTACAACAGCTCAGCCTGCAATGCCAACTACAATTGCAACTACCCTTCCATGCAGACCATGCAGCCTGCTGCAGCCGGCAACAATTTCATGAACTTCAGCGTAGGGGACTTGAATTCAGTGCAAACACCGATTCCGCAGGGTAACGCAGGGATTTCCACGTTGCATGGGATCAGAGCCTGGTAG